A portion of the Streptomyces platensis genome contains these proteins:
- a CDS encoding MurR/RpiR family transcriptional regulator, which translates to MSGDADNGGGIGGAAGDGPRDRAGTTRGTRAVAGTGADAGRESGVGAGRNAGADAGRDAGAGAGRDAGAAPGVQAGADTGTDTGTAARLQKLFEGHRLTPTQRRIAHCMVRRAADAPFLSSVELAELAGVSQPSVTRFAVALGFDGYPALRRHLREVAPTDKPDDTGSYNEYQQAVQAEIDNLRHLAAALADPSPVIEAGRLFAASRPLPVLGLRAATAQAAGFSYFARKVHPDVRLLDEGGTMLTDRIDAAVRAGASALLCFALPRHPREVVDALEYARTAGLTVVTVADSAFAPVAHHTDLLLPAPVGTGLAFDTACAPMLLGRVLLEAMCDALPDAQARLEQFDARAAARGLFVE; encoded by the coding sequence ATGAGCGGGGACGCGGACAACGGCGGCGGCATCGGCGGAGCGGCCGGCGACGGGCCGCGGGACCGGGCCGGTACGACGCGGGGCACGCGGGCCGTCGCGGGCACGGGCGCGGACGCCGGGCGGGAGAGTGGTGTGGGCGCCGGGAGGAACGCGGGTGCGGATGCCGGGCGGGATGCCGGTGCGGGCGCCGGGCGGGATGCCGGCGCGGCCCCTGGTGTGCAGGCCGGTGCGGATACCGGTACGGACACCGGCACCGCCGCCCGGCTCCAGAAGCTCTTCGAGGGCCACCGGCTGACCCCCACCCAGCGCCGGATCGCCCACTGCATGGTGCGCCGGGCCGCCGACGCGCCCTTCCTCTCCAGCGTCGAACTGGCCGAACTGGCCGGTGTCAGCCAGCCGTCCGTCACCCGCTTCGCCGTCGCCCTCGGCTTCGACGGCTATCCGGCGCTCCGCCGCCATCTGCGCGAGGTCGCCCCCACGGACAAGCCCGATGACACCGGCTCCTACAACGAGTACCAGCAGGCGGTGCAGGCCGAGATCGACAACCTCCGCCATCTCGCCGCCGCCCTCGCCGACCCGTCGCCGGTGATCGAGGCCGGCCGCCTCTTCGCCGCCTCCCGCCCGCTCCCCGTCCTCGGCCTGCGCGCCGCCACCGCCCAGGCCGCCGGCTTCAGCTATTTCGCCCGCAAGGTCCACCCCGACGTCCGGCTGCTCGACGAGGGCGGCACCATGCTCACCGACCGCATCGACGCCGCCGTACGCGCCGGGGCGAGCGCCCTCCTCTGCTTCGCGCTGCCCCGCCACCCCCGCGAGGTCGTCGACGCGCTGGAGTACGCCCGCACGGCCGGTCTGACCGTCGTCACTGTCGCCGACAGCGCCTTCGCCCCCGTCGCCCACCACACCGACCTGCTCCTCCCGGCCCCGGTCGGCACCGGCCTGGCCTTCGACACGGCCTGCGCCCCCATGCTCCTGGGCCGCGTCCTCCTGGAGGCCATGTGCGACGCCCTGCCCGACGCCCAGGCCCGCCTGGAACAGTTCGACGCGAGGGCGGCGGCCCGGGGGTTGTTCGTGGAGTGA
- a CDS encoding aromatic amino acid ammonia-lyase: MLDNGRRITLDGSTLRTTDIAALAERTAHPTAPDPKAFARAGESWETARRLAATGRVYGRSTGVGANRTQDVGAADADHGLRLLRSHAGAIGDPLPGREVRAMLAVRANQLLAGGAGLNPAVITSLLAALDAGAHPVVNEHGAVGTGDLAALAQTGLALAGEHPWHCEPGGRAPAPIALDNNDALALISSNALTFGQSALALDELRRLLAASLPIAALSLLAVGGSYEPFAEPVMLARPHPGSTAAAARLRTLSGIPTRPTAPLGRIQDPYGFRCLPQIHGPALDAADTLDGVLTVEVNAAAENPLISIEDQAAYHHGNFYAAHAALALDTFRLAVLQTARLSTARLAALSEPDLTRLRPFLGDAAPASSGVMILEYAAGAALGEMRAVSHPASLGHAVLSRGVEEQASFASLGARQALRACTYYRQILACELVAAIRALRMRSLEPDPGLPLATAFSLAAEALDPRMEDRPLTDDVAVAMGLLDGMAGV, from the coding sequence ATGCTGGACAACGGCCGACGCATCACGCTCGACGGCAGCACTCTGCGCACCACCGATATCGCCGCCCTCGCCGAACGCACCGCACACCCCACGGCGCCCGACCCCAAGGCCTTCGCCCGCGCCGGGGAGTCCTGGGAAACCGCCCGCCGCCTCGCCGCCACCGGCCGGGTCTACGGGCGCAGCACCGGCGTCGGCGCCAACCGCACCCAGGACGTCGGGGCCGCCGACGCCGACCACGGACTGCGGCTGCTGCGCAGCCACGCCGGCGCGATCGGCGACCCGCTGCCCGGCCGCGAGGTCCGGGCCATGCTCGCGGTACGCGCCAACCAGCTGCTGGCGGGCGGCGCGGGCCTGAACCCCGCCGTCATCACCTCCCTGCTCGCCGCCCTGGACGCCGGCGCCCACCCCGTCGTCAACGAACACGGCGCCGTCGGCACCGGCGACCTGGCCGCGCTCGCCCAGACCGGCCTCGCGCTGGCCGGCGAACACCCCTGGCACTGCGAGCCCGGTGGCCGGGCCCCCGCCCCCATCGCCCTCGACAACAACGACGCCCTCGCCCTGATCAGCAGCAACGCACTCACCTTCGGCCAGTCCGCGCTCGCCCTCGACGAACTGCGCCGGCTGCTGGCCGCCTCGCTCCCGATCGCCGCGCTCTCCCTCCTCGCGGTCGGCGGCTCCTACGAACCCTTCGCCGAACCGGTCATGCTCGCCCGCCCGCACCCCGGCTCCACGGCCGCCGCCGCCCGGCTGCGCACCCTCTCCGGCATTCCGACCCGCCCCACCGCGCCCCTCGGCCGCATCCAGGACCCGTACGGCTTCCGCTGTCTGCCGCAGATCCACGGCCCGGCACTGGACGCCGCCGACACCCTGGACGGGGTGCTGACCGTCGAGGTGAACGCCGCCGCCGAGAACCCCCTGATCAGCATCGAGGACCAGGCCGCCTACCACCACGGCAACTTCTACGCCGCGCACGCCGCGCTCGCCCTGGACACCTTCCGGCTGGCCGTGCTCCAGACCGCCCGGCTGTCCACCGCCCGGCTCGCCGCGCTCTCCGAGCCCGACCTCACCCGGCTGCGGCCGTTCCTGGGCGACGCGGCGCCCGCCAGCTCCGGCGTGATGATCCTCGAATACGCGGCCGGCGCGGCGCTCGGCGAGATGCGCGCGGTCTCCCACCCGGCCTCCCTCGGCCACGCCGTCCTCTCCCGCGGCGTCGAGGAACAGGCCAGCTTCGCCTCCCTCGGCGCCCGCCAGGCCCTGCGCGCCTGCACCTACTACCGCCAGATCCTCGCCTGCGAACTGGTCGCCGCCATACGCGCCTTGCGCATGCGCTCCCTGGAACCCGACCCGGGCCTGCCCCTCGCCACCGCCTTCTCACTCGCCGCCGAGGCCCTCGACCCGCGGATGGAGGACCGCCCGCTGACTGATGATGTGGCGGTGGCGATGGGGTTGCTGGACGGGATGGCGGGGGTGTGA
- a CDS encoding ABC transporter ATP-binding protein yields the protein MIKFDAVSKRYPNGTTAVDELSLDLPEGGVTVLVGSSGCGKTTTLRMVNRMVEPTSGTISVGGRDILEADAAELRRGIGYVIQQSGLFPHRTILDNIATVPLLLGWGRRKARARAAELLELVGLPTDAGKRYPHQLSGGQQQRVGVARALAADPPVLLMDEPFGAVDPVVRTQLQNELLRLQEELRKTVVFVTHDIDEAVRLGDRIAVFRTGGRLVQCAAPAELLARPADDFVADFLGAERGLKLLSLTGLADVPYAPGGAIRADEPVGGISRDGDRWRLVTSPRGEPLGWLDTDALPAGGTAGEAPLEAVRPLRDTDSLLSALNEAVSSPAAAVARVTADGVLTGLTSRDAIHERAGRSHAEAGRAAAATESAPEPPASEDAAPLKTASAPEPSA from the coding sequence ATGATCAAGTTCGACGCAGTCAGCAAGCGATACCCGAATGGCACCACCGCCGTGGACGAGCTGTCCCTGGACCTGCCCGAGGGCGGCGTCACCGTCCTCGTCGGCTCGTCGGGATGCGGCAAGACGACCACCCTGCGGATGGTCAACCGCATGGTCGAGCCCACCTCCGGCACGATCAGCGTCGGCGGCCGCGACATCCTGGAGGCGGACGCCGCCGAGCTGCGCCGCGGCATCGGCTACGTCATCCAGCAGTCCGGCCTCTTCCCTCACCGTACGATCCTGGACAACATCGCGACGGTCCCGCTGCTGCTGGGCTGGGGCAGGCGCAAGGCCCGCGCCCGCGCCGCCGAACTGCTGGAGCTGGTCGGCCTGCCCACCGACGCCGGCAAGCGCTATCCGCACCAGCTCTCCGGCGGCCAGCAGCAGCGCGTCGGCGTGGCCCGTGCGCTCGCCGCGGACCCGCCCGTCCTGTTGATGGACGAGCCGTTCGGCGCGGTCGACCCCGTCGTCCGCACCCAGCTCCAGAACGAGCTGCTGCGGCTCCAGGAGGAGCTGCGCAAGACCGTCGTCTTCGTCACCCACGACATCGACGAGGCGGTCCGGCTGGGCGACCGGATCGCGGTCTTCCGCACCGGCGGCCGGCTCGTCCAGTGCGCCGCGCCCGCCGAGCTGCTGGCCCGTCCGGCCGATGACTTCGTCGCCGACTTCCTGGGCGCCGAGCGCGGTCTCAAACTGCTCTCGCTCACCGGCCTCGCGGACGTGCCGTACGCGCCCGGCGGGGCGATACGCGCGGACGAGCCGGTCGGCGGCATATCCCGCGACGGCGACCGCTGGCGCCTGGTGACCTCCCCGCGCGGCGAACCGCTGGGCTGGCTGGACACCGACGCGCTGCCCGCCGGGGGCACCGCCGGCGAGGCCCCCCTGGAGGCCGTACGGCCGCTGCGCGACACCGACTCGCTCCTCTCCGCGCTCAACGAGGCCGTCTCCTCCCCCGCCGCCGCGGTCGCCCGGGTCACCGCCGACGGGGTGCTGACCGGCCTCACCTCCCGCGACGCCATCCACGAACGGGCCGGCCGCAGCCACGCGGAGGCGGGCCGCGCGGCGGCCGCCACGGAGTCCGCCCCGGAGCCGCCCGCCTCCGAGGACGCCGCGCCCCTCAAGACCGCCTCCGCCCCGGAGCCCTCCGCATGA
- a CDS encoding ABC transporter permease, protein MTIEWGWFPDHADEMARLTADHLATAVPAVLLGLLIALPLAVLAHRVRPLRGFVLGASNILYTIPSLAFFVLLLPVTGLTRTTAIVGLTAYTLVVLVRNTVEGLDAVPAKAREASQAMGTRPLRTLLTVELPLALPVIMAGVRVATVMSISLVSVASYIGYGGLGQLFTDGFQRNYPTPVIAGVALTLLLALVADALLVTVQWLCTPWRRGTTSRQRSFKWRKAA, encoded by the coding sequence ATGACCATCGAGTGGGGCTGGTTCCCCGACCACGCCGACGAGATGGCCCGGCTCACCGCGGACCACCTCGCCACCGCCGTCCCCGCGGTCCTCCTCGGCCTGCTGATCGCACTGCCGCTGGCGGTCCTCGCACACCGGGTACGGCCGCTGCGCGGCTTCGTCCTCGGTGCGTCCAACATCCTCTACACCATCCCGTCCCTGGCCTTCTTCGTCCTGCTGCTGCCGGTCACCGGGCTGACCCGCACCACCGCGATCGTCGGTCTGACCGCGTACACCCTGGTCGTGCTGGTGCGGAACACCGTCGAGGGCCTGGACGCGGTCCCGGCCAAGGCCCGCGAGGCATCCCAGGCGATGGGGACCCGGCCGCTGCGCACACTGCTCACCGTCGAGCTGCCGCTCGCCCTCCCGGTGATCATGGCGGGCGTACGGGTCGCCACCGTCATGTCGATCTCCCTGGTCAGCGTGGCCAGTTACATCGGCTACGGCGGCCTCGGCCAGCTCTTCACCGACGGCTTCCAGCGCAACTACCCCACCCCGGTCATCGCCGGTGTGGCCCTGACCCTGCTGCTCGCCCTGGTCGCCGACGCGCTGCTGGTGACCGTCCAGTGGCTGTGCACCCCCTGGCGGCGCGGCACCACCTCCCGGCAGCGCTCCTTCAAGTGGCGGAAGGCAGCGTGA
- a CDS encoding ABC transporter permease — protein MLELLKNLAAWLTSPAQWSGPEGIATRVLEHLEYSLLATLAAAVIALPVGLLIGHTGRGAFLAVNLSSFGRALPTVGLVTLVFLAGGLSVWPVYVSLVALAVPVIITNTYAGMAAVDPEVKDAAKGVGLRGRQVLWQVELPLALPLIMTGVRLATVQVVATATIAAYVSFGGLGRYVFDGLAQRDLVQVLGGAVLVAVLAVAADLALGGLTRLLFRGRPAAAR, from the coding sequence ATGCTCGAACTCCTGAAGAACCTCGCCGCCTGGCTCACCAGCCCGGCCCAGTGGTCCGGCCCCGAGGGCATCGCCACCCGCGTCCTGGAGCACCTGGAGTACTCGCTCCTCGCCACTCTCGCCGCGGCCGTGATCGCGCTGCCGGTCGGCCTGCTCATCGGGCACACCGGCCGCGGCGCCTTCCTCGCCGTGAACCTCTCCTCCTTCGGCCGGGCGCTGCCCACCGTCGGCCTGGTCACCCTGGTGTTCCTGGCGGGCGGGCTGAGCGTCTGGCCGGTGTATGTGTCGCTGGTCGCGCTCGCCGTGCCCGTGATCATCACCAATACGTACGCGGGCATGGCCGCCGTCGACCCCGAGGTCAAGGACGCGGCCAAGGGGGTGGGGCTGCGCGGCCGCCAGGTCCTCTGGCAGGTCGAACTCCCGCTCGCGCTCCCGCTGATCATGACCGGCGTACGGCTGGCGACCGTGCAGGTCGTCGCCACCGCCACCATCGCCGCCTATGTCAGCTTCGGCGGGCTGGGCCGCTATGTCTTCGACGGCCTGGCGCAGCGCGACCTGGTGCAGGTCCTCGGGGGTGCGGTCCTGGTGGCCGTGCTCGCCGTCGCCGCCGACCTGGCGCTGGGCGGACTGACGCGGCTGCTGTTCCGCGGCCGCCCCGCCGCCGCCCGCTGA
- a CDS encoding ABC transporter substrate-binding protein, with protein sequence MNRRTVLTTLLAGASAPLLAACSSGITSLKGDGVGGDSGSSSGGLTIGTANFTENQILGYLYAGVLNAAGVKTTVKPNLGSREIVVPALRSGDIDLLPEYQGSLLLYLDKKATETEAGAMQNALATVLPNGLEVLPYAAAEDRDTFAVTRETADHYGLKTLADLRKVNGKLVFGAAAEMKKRVVGLVGLKEQYGVEFKEFKALDSSGPLVKGALKKGDIDVANVFTTDVDTAENGWVLLQDPKHLIPAQHIVPLIAARKADSKVRKALARLGNTLTTAHLTELNRLVDKEKQDPDRVAEAWLKKQKLD encoded by the coding sequence ATGAACCGTCGTACCGTCCTGACCACGCTCCTCGCCGGCGCCTCGGCCCCGCTGCTGGCCGCCTGCTCCTCCGGCATCACCTCCCTCAAGGGGGACGGCGTCGGCGGCGACAGCGGCAGCAGCAGCGGCGGCCTGACCATCGGCACCGCCAACTTCACCGAGAACCAGATCCTCGGCTACCTCTACGCGGGTGTGCTGAACGCCGCCGGGGTCAAGACCACCGTCAAGCCCAACCTCGGCTCCCGCGAGATCGTGGTCCCCGCACTGCGCTCCGGCGATATCGACCTGCTCCCCGAATACCAGGGCAGCCTGCTGCTCTACCTCGACAAGAAGGCCACCGAGACCGAGGCCGGCGCGATGCAGAACGCGCTGGCCACCGTATTGCCGAACGGCCTCGAAGTCCTCCCCTACGCCGCCGCCGAGGACCGCGACACCTTCGCCGTGACCCGGGAGACCGCCGACCACTACGGGCTGAAGACGCTCGCCGATCTGCGCAAGGTCAACGGCAAGCTGGTCTTCGGCGCCGCCGCCGAGATGAAGAAGCGGGTCGTCGGGCTCGTCGGCCTCAAGGAGCAGTACGGCGTGGAATTCAAGGAGTTCAAGGCGCTGGACTCGTCCGGTCCGCTGGTCAAGGGCGCCCTGAAGAAGGGCGACATCGATGTCGCCAATGTCTTCACCACCGATGTCGACACCGCGGAGAACGGCTGGGTGCTGCTCCAGGACCCCAAGCACCTCATCCCCGCCCAGCACATCGTGCCGCTGATCGCCGCCCGCAAGGCCGACTCCAAGGTCCGCAAGGCGCTGGCCCGTCTGGGCAACACCCTCACCACCGCCCACCTCACCGAGCTCAACCGCCTCGTCGACAAGGAGAAGCAGGACCCGGACCGGGTGGCCGAGGCCTGGCTCAAGAAGCAGAAGCTGGACTGA
- a CDS encoding sigma-70 family RNA polymerase sigma factor, with product MGEAVAGDGVAAAEGAGRGVPQGEPADRLEAHRTELTGYCYRMLGSAFEAEDAVQETMVRAWRSYDRFEGRSSLRSWLYRIATNVCLDLLKGSGRRARPMDLASPSSVDGPIGTGLPETTWIGPVPDQRVLASAGDPAETAVARESIRLAFISALQRLAPRQRAVLILREVLSWSASEVAELLGSSVASVNSALQRARATLAASGDHAADTPPPLDDAQQALLRRYVDAFERYDMDALTAVLHEDSTLSMPPYALWLRGRADILKWLGGPGEGCEGSHLVPVRANGGPAFGQYRADGLPWAIQVIEMADGRVTALQSFLDTERLFPLFGLPPRYGGPGVSPASAS from the coding sequence GTGGGTGAAGCCGTGGCGGGCGACGGTGTCGCGGCGGCTGAGGGTGCCGGGCGGGGCGTGCCGCAGGGGGAGCCGGCGGACCGGCTGGAGGCGCACCGTACCGAACTGACCGGCTACTGCTACCGGATGCTGGGGTCGGCGTTCGAGGCCGAGGACGCCGTGCAGGAGACGATGGTGCGGGCCTGGCGGAGCTACGACCGGTTCGAGGGGCGCTCTTCACTGCGGTCCTGGCTCTACCGGATCGCCACGAATGTCTGCCTGGATCTGCTCAAGGGCAGCGGGCGCCGGGCCCGGCCGATGGATCTCGCCTCCCCGTCGAGCGTGGACGGCCCGATCGGTACGGGGCTGCCCGAGACGACTTGGATCGGGCCCGTCCCGGACCAGCGGGTGCTGGCGTCCGCCGGGGATCCGGCGGAGACCGCCGTCGCCCGGGAGTCGATCCGGCTCGCCTTCATCTCCGCGCTCCAGCGGCTGGCGCCCCGGCAGCGGGCGGTGCTGATCCTGCGGGAGGTGCTCAGCTGGTCGGCGAGCGAGGTCGCGGAGCTGCTGGGCAGTTCGGTCGCGTCGGTCAACAGCGCGCTGCAGCGGGCCCGGGCCACCCTCGCCGCGTCCGGTGACCACGCCGCCGACACCCCGCCGCCGTTGGACGACGCCCAGCAGGCGCTGCTGCGGCGCTATGTCGACGCCTTCGAGCGGTACGACATGGACGCGCTCACCGCCGTGCTGCACGAGGACTCCACGCTGTCCATGCCGCCGTACGCCCTGTGGCTGCGCGGCCGCGCCGACATCCTGAAGTGGCTGGGCGGGCCGGGCGAGGGCTGCGAGGGGTCGCATCTGGTGCCGGTCCGGGCGAACGGCGGGCCGGCGTTCGGGCAGTACCGCGCGGACGGTCTGCCCTGGGCGATCCAGGTCATCGAGATGGCGGACGGCCGGGTCACCGCACTCCAGTCCTTCCTGGACACCGAGCGGCTGTTCCCGCTGTTCGGCCTTCCGCCGCGTTACGGCGGCCCCGGGGTCAGTCCAGCTTCTGCTTCTTGA
- a CDS encoding LacI family DNA-binding transcriptional regulator: MARPNKRTTLREVAEATGLSTAAVSYALRGKHVSKETEERVRRAAAELGYEADPIARALASGRTSTVGVLAGDLQDLWQQQLMAAIGRELLAGDRYALILDAGGDPERELALAKQLRDQRVDGLLVSPVDPSAEGWSKIADAVPVVSIGDALSRARTAGEVLFDNRAGIDAVLDYLRGLGHRRITVLTPTGPSTPDRPADVYVREAADRLGIEAEVLPCPQELDAATAMARRVLANSPDGRRPAGALAPPTAVFCFSDSIAYGVYAAAAEASLTVGRDLSVVGFDDHPVSRVLTPPLTTVDWGLAEIAKEAARLAVAAIEGRRVRRKRILCAPRLSERGSAAEPGRG, translated from the coding sequence ATGGCCAGGCCCAATAAGCGCACCACCCTCCGCGAGGTGGCCGAGGCCACCGGACTCTCCACCGCAGCCGTCTCCTACGCACTGCGCGGCAAGCATGTCTCCAAGGAGACCGAGGAGCGGGTGCGCAGGGCCGCCGCCGAGCTCGGCTATGAGGCCGACCCGATCGCCCGCGCCCTCGCCAGCGGCCGTACGAGCACCGTCGGGGTGCTCGCCGGTGACCTTCAGGACCTGTGGCAGCAGCAGCTGATGGCGGCCATAGGGCGCGAGCTGCTGGCCGGTGACCGCTATGCGCTGATCCTCGACGCGGGCGGCGACCCCGAGCGCGAACTGGCCCTCGCCAAGCAGCTGCGCGACCAGCGGGTGGACGGTCTGCTGGTCTCGCCCGTCGACCCTTCCGCCGAGGGCTGGTCGAAGATCGCCGACGCGGTGCCCGTGGTCTCCATCGGTGACGCGCTGAGCCGGGCCCGTACGGCGGGCGAGGTGCTCTTCGACAACCGGGCGGGCATCGACGCCGTCCTCGACTACCTCCGCGGGCTGGGCCACCGCCGGATCACCGTGCTGACCCCCACCGGCCCCTCCACCCCCGACCGCCCCGCCGACGTCTATGTCCGCGAGGCCGCCGACCGTCTCGGGATCGAGGCCGAAGTCCTGCCCTGCCCCCAGGAGTTGGACGCGGCGACCGCGATGGCCCGCCGTGTCCTGGCGAACAGTCCGGACGGCCGCCGCCCGGCCGGTGCGCTCGCCCCGCCCACCGCCGTCTTCTGCTTCTCCGACTCCATCGCCTACGGCGTCTACGCGGCCGCCGCCGAGGCCTCCCTCACCGTCGGCCGCGACCTCTCCGTCGTCGGCTTCGACGACCACCCCGTCTCCCGGGTCCTCACCCCGCCCCTGACCACCGTCGACTGGGGCCTGGCCGAGATCGCCAAGGAGGCCGCCCGCCTCGCCGTCGCCGCCATCGAGGGCCGCCGCGTCCGCCGCAAGCGCATCCTGTGCGCCCCCCGCCTCTCGGAACGGGGGTCGGCGGCGGAGCCGGGGCGGGGGTGA
- a CDS encoding amidohydrolase, with amino-acid sequence MATDVHQHIWPPEFLALLRSRTAPPRLDGWTLHLPGEPPYAVDPADHDIAARTRLARADGLDLALVSLSSPLGIEYLPPTEAAPLLSAFHDGALDLPAPFGVWASACLSAPEPDPEALRRELARGCVGLQLPATALLDAAGWDRCAPLLDVAAEQDKPLFVHPGAAPAHRPPPPRADAARPLSAAEPTAPAWWPALVPYVQQMHASWFAFRAFGRPRHPHLRVCFAALAGLAPLHGERLVARGGGRDRGRVDYRAFYETSSYGTRAVDALVRAVGIDVVVSGSDRPYAAPVLPDLGADAAVHALRHANPARLLGPTKGARP; translated from the coding sequence GTGGCCACCGACGTCCACCAGCACATCTGGCCGCCCGAGTTCCTCGCCCTGCTGCGGTCCCGCACCGCGCCACCCCGGCTCGACGGCTGGACACTGCATCTGCCCGGTGAGCCGCCGTACGCCGTCGACCCCGCCGACCACGACATCGCGGCCCGCACCCGGCTCGCCCGCGCCGACGGCCTGGACCTCGCCCTGGTCTCGCTCTCCAGTCCGCTGGGCATCGAATATCTGCCGCCCACGGAGGCCGCCCCGCTGCTCAGCGCGTTCCACGACGGCGCGCTGGACCTGCCCGCCCCCTTCGGAGTCTGGGCCTCGGCCTGCCTCTCCGCCCCCGAGCCGGACCCGGAGGCGCTGCGGCGCGAGCTGGCGCGCGGCTGCGTGGGCCTCCAGCTCCCCGCCACCGCACTCCTCGACGCCGCGGGCTGGGACCGCTGCGCACCGCTGCTGGACGTCGCCGCCGAGCAGGACAAACCGCTGTTCGTGCACCCCGGGGCGGCGCCCGCCCATCGCCCGCCACCGCCCCGGGCCGACGCTGCGCGGCCCCTTTCGGCCGCCGAGCCCACCGCGCCCGCCTGGTGGCCCGCCCTGGTCCCGTACGTCCAGCAGATGCACGCCTCCTGGTTCGCCTTCCGCGCCTTCGGCCGGCCGCGCCACCCGCATCTGCGAGTCTGCTTCGCCGCGCTGGCCGGTCTGGCGCCACTGCACGGGGAGCGGCTGGTCGCCCGCGGCGGCGGCCGGGACCGCGGCCGGGTGGACTACCGCGCCTTCTACGAGACCTCGTCCTACGGAACCCGCGCGGTGGACGCGCTCGTACGGGCCGTCGGCATCGACGTGGTGGTCAGCGGCAGCGACCGCCCGTATGCCGCCCCCGTCCTCCCCGACCTCGGCGCGGACGCCGCCGTCCACGCCCTGCGCCATGCCAACCCGGCCCGCCTGCTGGGCCCGACGAAAGGAGCCCGCCCATGA
- a CDS encoding cysteine dioxygenase, with amino-acid sequence MTDTASQADTAREVPDGEQPFTALPERNLDKRELQALVDELAARPELWREEVAFSDTERHYASLHRDEFVDVWLLCWTRQNDTGWHDHDLSSGAVRVVQGVLTESNPRIGGEHLATPVGAGSSFCFGPDHIHRLTGATDDAVSVHAYSPPLWRLGQYDITEDGLMRRVSVSYADELRPMDAAAAA; translated from the coding sequence ATGACGGACACCGCCTCCCAGGCCGACACTGCCCGTGAGGTCCCCGACGGCGAGCAGCCGTTCACCGCACTGCCCGAGCGCAACCTCGACAAACGCGAGCTCCAGGCCCTGGTCGACGAGCTGGCCGCGCGCCCGGAGCTGTGGCGCGAGGAGGTCGCCTTCTCCGACACGGAGCGGCACTACGCCTCGCTGCACCGCGACGAGTTCGTGGACGTCTGGCTGCTGTGCTGGACCCGGCAGAACGACACCGGCTGGCACGACCACGACCTCTCCTCGGGGGCGGTGCGCGTCGTCCAGGGTGTCCTGACCGAGTCCAACCCGCGGATCGGCGGCGAGCATCTGGCCACCCCGGTCGGCGCGGGCTCCTCGTTCTGCTTCGGGCCGGACCACATCCACCGCCTCACCGGCGCGACCGACGACGCGGTGTCGGTGCACGCCTACTCGCCCCCGCTGTGGCGCCTGGGCCAGTACGACATCACCGAGGACGGGCTGATGCGGCGGGTGTCGGTCTCGTACGCCGATGAGCTGCGGCCGATGGACGCGGCGGCGGCCGCCTGA